From the Perca flavescens isolate YP-PL-M2 chromosome 21, PFLA_1.0, whole genome shotgun sequence genome, one window contains:
- the LOC114548178 gene encoding plexin domain-containing protein 1-like yields the protein MGLCAVLLICLSQAELGRVWAQQHEDALSGTTLQMTGVLSGLHRTRRNQQTPNRHREARNTEGGGLDISTLPDNMTRIVEDTQQYYTWKSFGPTDGRTKDLWVDLNSLHKSQVQIHGILSNAHRQAARVALSFDFPFYGHHLRQIIVATGGFIFMGEITHRMLTATQYIAPLMANFDPSFSKNSTVRYSDNGNLFVVQWDKVQLKDREAEGPFTFQAVLHRNGTIVFNYRDIPVPVEKMNSTEHPVKVGLSDAFMALLPSSQLSDANRRTIYEYHRVEIDITKIVSRSAFDFTPLPTCLQHTSCDLCLTSNLTTGCGWCNILQRCSDGIDRHRQEWLDYNCPEEAKGKCEDYIPVLPEGSMSSFNQSSPGPTPSSAVIEDPPVTKDIQTGPPNHKGKTGNLAIIAGVVAALVLLVVLTLLAVYYINTHPTVAPPFYLMQRRTNNYWPSMKFRNQGCHSSYAEVELGGHEKDGFIEAEQCC from the exons ATGGGGCTTTGTGCTGTTCTCCTCATCTGTCTCTCCCAGGCTGAGCTCGGGAGAGTCTGGGCTCAACAGCATGAAG ATGCACTGAGTGGGACTACTCTGCAGATGACTGGGGTTCTGTCCGGTTTACACAGAACCAGGAGGAACCAGCAGACaccaaacagacacagagaagcCCGCAACACTGAAGGAGGAGGACTTGATATCAGTACCCTGCCTGACAACATGACCCGCATAGTG GAGGACACCCAGCAGTACTACACATGGAAGAGTTTTGGTCCAACAGACGGACGGACGAAGGACTTGTGGGTAGATCTGAACTCGCTGCACAAGAGCCAAGTCCAGATCCACGGCATACTGTCTAATGCACACCGACAGGCAGCG AGGGTGGCACTTTCTTTTGACTTCCCTTTTTATGGACACCACTTGAGACAAATTATTGTAGCAACTGGTG GGTTCATCTTCATGGGGGAGATTACTCATCGAATGCTGACCGCCACACAGTACATTGCGCCCCTCATGGCCAACTTTGACCCCAGCTTCTCCAAAAACTCAACAGTGAGGTACTCGGACAACG GTAATCTGTTTGTGGTGCAGTGGGACAAAGTCCAGCTTAAGGACAGAGAAGCTGAAGGACCTTTTACTTTCCAGGCAGTCCTCCACAGAAATGGAACCATTGTTTTCAACTACAGAGAT ATCCCTGTACCGGTGGAAAAAATGAATTCCACCGAGCATCCAGTGAAAGTGGGACTGTCTGATGCTTTCATGGCACTCCTCCCCTCCTCACAGCTCTCAG ATGCAAATCGCCGTACTATCTATGAGTATCATCGTGTTGAGATTGACATCACAAAGATTGTTAGCAGATCTGCTTTCGACTTCACACCTCTGCCCA CTTGTCTCCAACACACATCCTGTGATCTCTGCCTAACATCCAACTTGACAACCGGCTGTGGCTGGTGCAACATACTTCAACG ATGCTCGGATGGTATCGACCGGCACAGACAAGAATGGTTAGATTATAACTGCCCTGAAGAG GCAAAGGGCAAGTGTGAGGACTACATCCCGGTACTACCTGAGGGATCTATGAGCTCCTTTAACCAGTCTTCTCCAGGTCCGACACCTTCTTCAGCAGTGATCGAAGACCCGCCTGTCACTAAAG ATATACAGACGGGTCCACCAAACCATAAGGGGAAAACAGGGAACTTGGCCATCATAGCAGGTGTAGTGGCTGCGCTGGTTCTGCTTGTAGTTCTGACCTTACTGGCTGTCTACTACATCAACACGCACCCTACAGTTGCTCCACCGTTCTACCTCATGCag CGACGCACCAATAACTACTGGCCCTCCATGAAGTTCCGAAATCAGGGCTGTCACTCCAGTTACGCCGAGGTCGAGCTTGGGGGTCATGAAAAAGATGGTTTCATTGAAGCTGAGCAGTGCTGCTAA